One genomic segment of Mangifera indica cultivar Alphonso chromosome 6, CATAS_Mindica_2.1, whole genome shotgun sequence includes these proteins:
- the LOC123219817 gene encoding 5'-nucleotidase SurE-like isoform X1, giving the protein MIIPHFSTSSLSLNKMVPPGFVSNLEEVLLSKKKMKNNNEDGEQSKEDTSDSTEPSTSDSDSSKPVVLVTNGDGIESPGLVYLVKALVNEGLYNVHVCAPQSDKSVSGHSVTLQETIAVNSAEINGATAYEVSGTPVDCVSLALSGALFSWSKPVLVISGINRGSSCGHHTFYSGVVAGAREALICGVPSLSISLNWKKDESQESDFKDAVTVCLPLINAAIRDIKKGVFPKSCSLNIDIPTAPLTNKGFKFTKQSMWRSTPTWLAVSANRHPAGAHFMSNQQSLGIQLAQLSRDASAAGAARRITTQKKNVEIESVGVAGKPDTNQVKKFFRLEFLDKEQEDTDEDLDFRALENGFVAVTLLSLKPQIESDTQAAASEWILTALNSDEQSSTQT; this is encoded by the exons ATGATCATTCCCCATTTTTCAACATCATCTCTCTCTCT GAACAAAATGGTGCCTCCTGGCTTTGTGTCCAATCTTGAAGAGGTGCTTCTGagcaagaagaagatgaagaataaCAATGAGGATGGAGAGCAATCAAAGGAGGACACGTCTGATTCCACTGAGCCTTCTACGTCTGATTCTGATAGTTCAAAGCCTGTTGTTTTGGTCACTAATGGCGATGGAATTGAGTCCCCTGGCCTTGTTTATCTCGTTAAAGCTTTGGTTAATGAAGGCCTCTACAATGTCCATGTTTGCGCTCCTCAATC GGACAAATCAGTATCCGGTCATTCTGTGACTCTGCAAGAAACTATTGCAGTTAATTCTGCTGAAATCAATGGAGCCACAGCATATGAAGTTTCAG GGACTCCTGTGGATTGTGTGTCATTAGCACTATCTGGGGCTCTATTTTCCTGGTCAAAGCCTGTGCTG GTAATTAGTGGAATCAATCGAGGCTCAAGCTGTGGTCATCACAC ATTCTACTCAGGTGTTGTCGCTGGAGCCAGGGAGGCATTAATTTGTGGAGTACCATCTTTGTCTATATCCCTGAACTG GAAAAAGGATGAAAGCCAAGAAAGTGATTTCAAGGATGCAGTCACTGTTTGTTTACCTTTGATTAATGCAGCTATTAGAGATATTAAAAAGGGAGTTTTTCCAAAGAGTTGCTCTCTGAATATTGACATCCCTACAGCTCCATTGACCAACAAG GGTTTCAAATTTACCAAGCAAAGCATGTGGAGATCCACTCCCACCTGGCTAGCTGTTTCAGCAAACCGGCATCCTGCTGGTGCACATTTCATGTCTAACCAACAAAGTCTTGGCATCCAGCTTGCACAGCTGAGCCGAGATGCCTCTGCTGCT GGTGCAGCTCGCCGTATAACTACACAAAAGAAGAATGTGGAGATTGAATCAGTCGGAGTTGCTGGCAAACCTGATACAAACCAGGTCAAGAAGTTCTTTCGATTAGAg TTTCTGGATAAGGAGCAGGAAGATACAGACGAAGACCTGGATTTCAGAGCGCTTGAAAATGGATTT GTGGCAGTAACTCTTCTATCGCTTAAACCGCAAATTGAGTCAGATACACAAGCAGCTGCATCAGAATGGATCTTGACTGCGCTCAACAGCGATGAACAAAGTTCAACACAAACATAA
- the LOC123219817 gene encoding 5'-nucleotidase SurE-like isoform X2, translated as MTSVRNKMVPPGFVSNLEEVLLSKKKMKNNNEDGEQSKEDTSDSTEPSTSDSDSSKPVVLVTNGDGIESPGLVYLVKALVNEGLYNVHVCAPQSDKSVSGHSVTLQETIAVNSAEINGATAYEVSGTPVDCVSLALSGALFSWSKPVLVISGINRGSSCGHHTFYSGVVAGAREALICGVPSLSISLNWKKDESQESDFKDAVTVCLPLINAAIRDIKKGVFPKSCSLNIDIPTAPLTNKGFKFTKQSMWRSTPTWLAVSANRHPAGAHFMSNQQSLGIQLAQLSRDASAAGAARRITTQKKNVEIESVGVAGKPDTNQVKKFFRLEFLDKEQEDTDEDLDFRALENGFVAVTLLSLKPQIESDTQAAASEWILTALNSDEQSSTQT; from the exons ATGACTTCTGTCAGGAACAAAATGGTGCCTCCTGGCTTTGTGTCCAATCTTGAAGAGGTGCTTCTGagcaagaagaagatgaagaataaCAATGAGGATGGAGAGCAATCAAAGGAGGACACGTCTGATTCCACTGAGCCTTCTACGTCTGATTCTGATAGTTCAAAGCCTGTTGTTTTGGTCACTAATGGCGATGGAATTGAGTCCCCTGGCCTTGTTTATCTCGTTAAAGCTTTGGTTAATGAAGGCCTCTACAATGTCCATGTTTGCGCTCCTCAATC GGACAAATCAGTATCCGGTCATTCTGTGACTCTGCAAGAAACTATTGCAGTTAATTCTGCTGAAATCAATGGAGCCACAGCATATGAAGTTTCAG GGACTCCTGTGGATTGTGTGTCATTAGCACTATCTGGGGCTCTATTTTCCTGGTCAAAGCCTGTGCTG GTAATTAGTGGAATCAATCGAGGCTCAAGCTGTGGTCATCACAC ATTCTACTCAGGTGTTGTCGCTGGAGCCAGGGAGGCATTAATTTGTGGAGTACCATCTTTGTCTATATCCCTGAACTG GAAAAAGGATGAAAGCCAAGAAAGTGATTTCAAGGATGCAGTCACTGTTTGTTTACCTTTGATTAATGCAGCTATTAGAGATATTAAAAAGGGAGTTTTTCCAAAGAGTTGCTCTCTGAATATTGACATCCCTACAGCTCCATTGACCAACAAG GGTTTCAAATTTACCAAGCAAAGCATGTGGAGATCCACTCCCACCTGGCTAGCTGTTTCAGCAAACCGGCATCCTGCTGGTGCACATTTCATGTCTAACCAACAAAGTCTTGGCATCCAGCTTGCACAGCTGAGCCGAGATGCCTCTGCTGCT GGTGCAGCTCGCCGTATAACTACACAAAAGAAGAATGTGGAGATTGAATCAGTCGGAGTTGCTGGCAAACCTGATACAAACCAGGTCAAGAAGTTCTTTCGATTAGAg TTTCTGGATAAGGAGCAGGAAGATACAGACGAAGACCTGGATTTCAGAGCGCTTGAAAATGGATTT GTGGCAGTAACTCTTCTATCGCTTAAACCGCAAATTGAGTCAGATACACAAGCAGCTGCATCAGAATGGATCTTGACTGCGCTCAACAGCGATGAACAAAGTTCAACACAAACATAA
- the LOC123219817 gene encoding 5'-nucleotidase SurE-like isoform X3, with amino-acid sequence MVPPGFVSNLEEVLLSKKKMKNNNEDGEQSKEDTSDSTEPSTSDSDSSKPVVLVTNGDGIESPGLVYLVKALVNEGLYNVHVCAPQSDKSVSGHSVTLQETIAVNSAEINGATAYEVSGTPVDCVSLALSGALFSWSKPVLVISGINRGSSCGHHTFYSGVVAGAREALICGVPSLSISLNWKKDESQESDFKDAVTVCLPLINAAIRDIKKGVFPKSCSLNIDIPTAPLTNKGFKFTKQSMWRSTPTWLAVSANRHPAGAHFMSNQQSLGIQLAQLSRDASAAGAARRITTQKKNVEIESVGVAGKPDTNQVKKFFRLEFLDKEQEDTDEDLDFRALENGFVAVTLLSLKPQIESDTQAAASEWILTALNSDEQSSTQT; translated from the exons ATGGTGCCTCCTGGCTTTGTGTCCAATCTTGAAGAGGTGCTTCTGagcaagaagaagatgaagaataaCAATGAGGATGGAGAGCAATCAAAGGAGGACACGTCTGATTCCACTGAGCCTTCTACGTCTGATTCTGATAGTTCAAAGCCTGTTGTTTTGGTCACTAATGGCGATGGAATTGAGTCCCCTGGCCTTGTTTATCTCGTTAAAGCTTTGGTTAATGAAGGCCTCTACAATGTCCATGTTTGCGCTCCTCAATC GGACAAATCAGTATCCGGTCATTCTGTGACTCTGCAAGAAACTATTGCAGTTAATTCTGCTGAAATCAATGGAGCCACAGCATATGAAGTTTCAG GGACTCCTGTGGATTGTGTGTCATTAGCACTATCTGGGGCTCTATTTTCCTGGTCAAAGCCTGTGCTG GTAATTAGTGGAATCAATCGAGGCTCAAGCTGTGGTCATCACAC ATTCTACTCAGGTGTTGTCGCTGGAGCCAGGGAGGCATTAATTTGTGGAGTACCATCTTTGTCTATATCCCTGAACTG GAAAAAGGATGAAAGCCAAGAAAGTGATTTCAAGGATGCAGTCACTGTTTGTTTACCTTTGATTAATGCAGCTATTAGAGATATTAAAAAGGGAGTTTTTCCAAAGAGTTGCTCTCTGAATATTGACATCCCTACAGCTCCATTGACCAACAAG GGTTTCAAATTTACCAAGCAAAGCATGTGGAGATCCACTCCCACCTGGCTAGCTGTTTCAGCAAACCGGCATCCTGCTGGTGCACATTTCATGTCTAACCAACAAAGTCTTGGCATCCAGCTTGCACAGCTGAGCCGAGATGCCTCTGCTGCT GGTGCAGCTCGCCGTATAACTACACAAAAGAAGAATGTGGAGATTGAATCAGTCGGAGTTGCTGGCAAACCTGATACAAACCAGGTCAAGAAGTTCTTTCGATTAGAg TTTCTGGATAAGGAGCAGGAAGATACAGACGAAGACCTGGATTTCAGAGCGCTTGAAAATGGATTT GTGGCAGTAACTCTTCTATCGCTTAAACCGCAAATTGAGTCAGATACACAAGCAGCTGCATCAGAATGGATCTTGACTGCGCTCAACAGCGATGAACAAAGTTCAACACAAACATAA